In the genome of Mangifera indica cultivar Alphonso chromosome 9, CATAS_Mindica_2.1, whole genome shotgun sequence, the window atttgcattgggttgtactaagcttaaactttcatatatactctttaaaagagattatattttgaattcataccaaaaatttatactataaaagagtgaggttcactcttggagatattagaaaatttttagtgaaaaaaattgagttctagtacttgtaaaggttaatagcaccttataaactatttttgtcgtgaagaaattaaataaacaatattctttaatatgattaacttggtttcattctttaatttgataaaaattgttttagattGTCTAATTCACCCCCTCTTAGTGTATTTGATCCTTCAAAAGCTATCATTGATGAAACCCTTTTCACAACAAAAGAgagtttttttttgggggggggggggggggggggggggggggaaggttgttatatttaaaatgggtaaATTTAATATgtgaaagagttttttttttcaaaattaattgattttgaaattatatcttttattgACATtgctagttttttttaattgattttaggTGGAAAAgttatttatgttatcaaaGAGGTAGAAAAATGGTTTTAGGTcgaaccttgggtggaaaaatgtcatttactcttatagaattaatattattactcCAATTATTTCTCAAATAAGCactattatatattgtaaattacaagataaataaaaatggaCCACCAATGGACATGTCAAGGTGAGGAATACACAACCACGGGTCTCAGTTTTTGCCTCTGATTTCGTTGATTCAAGGCTGCTTTGGgttcaattttaattcaaatcatgtAAAACACATCCAAACAACAATCTAAAATGTTTCTAAGTATCAGTTTCATGCAATTTTGCTCAGTTTGATTTgaacccaaaatttgaatttttttaaccaaatttaattaaaatcaaagaatccaaaatatatataaacacaaaattattGGCATAACAATTACATCAACCTAAACTCTGATACCAGTGTTAAAAAATCATACCAATTTTGTAATTCAAATATAGTAAAATGCGTACTTGGATTGGATTATGTTCATGTTGATGGCGACTCAAagcttaataattaattttcacaaCACGATTTGCTTTTTGGTATTGTAGCCTTCTATTTGGATTTTGTGAAAAGAAGTTTAGGGAATGTTTAATTTGGGGAATAtcttattactaaaattaaatgattaccttaaagatagattaccttgaGGATTgctgggtataaattattactatgtttaataaaatttgataaaattgtatagatacaaataattattacatttggttagaggtaataaaaaaaatactaatatattattttagttaaataccCTTGGGTAcaattattcttaaatattttttatgttatttgttatattaattgaaaatgagattatttttgtcctaaaaaaattaataaataaagatatatttataataaaatgaagattgttttagtaatcttttaatacctaaggtggaggtagtaatcagattacttcttataaaccaaacattatcaaacaaatttattacttataagtcaaacaaaataatgtaaataataaaatatcaattatcagAGTAATCTTTAATACCTTCTAACCAAGCACCCCCTTAATGTTTTTGGTATATGGGAGGCTTCtccaatttttttgtttatgggTGTTCTCgagggatggcaatttggggaggggacggggaggggattttccttcgcggggaggggaccgagattctttgttatccccATAACGGGGACGAGTcggggatggggattgatatcccctcctcGCCCCTCCCCGTTGTCATCCCTAGTGTTCTCTGATTTTATGTTAACAGAGAAGAGAGAATGCAGTTTTGGACATTATATATATGTCCAATTGTCAAGCTAACTGCCTTTTAATTGCTTATTAGCAATTAATGCAATCGAGTAAGGTCAACATGTTATGGGTGAACCCAAACCcaatatgtataataaatatGACTATCATTTGATCTTATTTTGGTGAGTTCTTTATTAGTTTCTTTAtcatcattataattttttatagtttatatttagAAATCCATTGTCAATTACATGATTTAAAGGTAAACTTATCATATATAACCAACAAACCGATTGGAACTCGAACCAAAGAGTGTGTTTATGTCAGTTCTTTTTAGTGCTATATAACTAGTGCAGTGAAAAAACCGTGATGAGTTGGAATCATGGGATATTAgatgttttggttttgattcCTACCCAAAACTAATTGCAAAAGAGTGGGTGTTCAAGTTCCAAATTTTGTGGAACCATAACTATGTGAGTTGGTCCGactatttaaaaaagtttttgtcttttttattaataaattacttaattattattatttttaagtaaaaagcaatgttatatgtattctgttttgaatacttaattaagtaGTCAAATGatttgttatcatgtgattaaataatatatcatttaagtaTCCAGTTAGATACTCAAAGCTGATTTTATTGTTAAgtaaataatatgtcaattaaaaagtaatattatatttttttcatataattaattttcaatacaGAATCTATAAAAATAGTAACacattttctcacccaaggtttaactTAAAGGCACTTTTCTACTCCTAGATAGCAGCATAAATATGACTTTGTCaccaaaatttaaatactaatgAAAAAAACTAacacaagaagaaaaattagcattttgtctcttctattttattttgttaaaattatcatataattaaaaattatcgaaaattaaaacttgaccctttcaatatctaaattatataaaaacataccTATTTTCATTCAGCTTCAcccatttctttctctctttcttgttTTAGGTCACACTGTCCATTTCACcttgcttcatcttcttcctttgtTTCTGTTCCATTTCCTTTCATCATCTCCTCAGTTCACAATTGAAGGTTGTCAACAACAATAACCTTCGATTGATCAAGTCATCAATGACTTAATCAAGTGAAGACTATCATTGGCGAAAACCTTTTCACAACAAAAGAAAGGGTGGTGGGGTTGACACCAGTAAGATTGTGATAGTGGTGCATGAGTGGTGCCACGGTTagcatttgaaaaataactttacagactaatttatgagttttcaaacctttttaaaaataaattgttatgtttaaaatgtGTACATCTAATATGTGaaagagttttatttttatttttttcaaaattaattgattctaaaattatatctttCCTTGACATAATTaggctttttaaaaataaaattgattttaggtgaaaaagttatttatgtcatcaaagagatagaaaaatgtttttaggtTAAACCTTTGGTGTGTAATTTACTCttataacattaatattattaccccagttatttttaaatatgcgctattatatattgtaaattacattataaataaaaatggatTATTAATAGATATGTTAAGAGAGTTGGGTTAGGTTGATCTGGATCCCTTTTTTGGCACGACTCACAAGAGTCTGAGACAAATTGTAATAGTCTGTGGGTTGGCTCATAGGTCATGTCGTGAACCTAAAGTTCAATTCATAGGTCAATCTAACACGACACAAtactatacataatttttttttaattattaattattttaaaaaatttattaattatttattattacataagaaatctaaataatttatatggggaattcaaaagtatttatgaatattatgaaaaattaaaaagtgataataaatttattattaatttcatagAAAAACTAAATGATAATGTGAAgaatctaaatttattaattatttaccattatttttataagaaaattaaaaaattagtatgagatgtataaaatatataaaaaattttaaaaatatataattaatggatTGCCTCACTAAAAACCCGTGGATTAACTTGTTAAAGATCCAACGTTATGCGATCCATCGTCATAAGGGCTACATcataaatttacatatttttatgggTGAGCTCGATACGAACCACCGCTGTGGCAACCTCCAATTTATTTTGTTCCAACCATCAGTTAAAGAAGACCAAGCCTGTGTATTGATCAGTGTTCAGATGCATGTGAGGCTTTCCGTTTTCTGTGCATTCTTATTAAAATACTAAATCCTCACACCAAATCAagcattattaatttatttatttatactttctTTACCTGTTTATGCGGATCTGAACTAGGTCGCAAATTGCACTGCCAAAATGCACCCACCCAACTAATTGTTGAAGTTCAACTAAcccatgtatatatatatgtatatataaaaattttaaattcttaatttgtttagttacttaaattaaattagactTAGAAACGACATtcatcaaattataatggactttatactaaataaattatgGTTCCAATACCTGTCACGTAGTCTTCTTTAAGAAAAATGGCTAGACTCAAGGCCTGCAATTGTTTcctttatattgaatttaaattggtTCTTTAACCATATCTGTATCTGTAAGCAACATTAATGGTGCATAGTCTAACTAGCTTCATCTCTCAGAGAAGCCATGGATTCCCCTCGTACTAAAACCAAGTCTCTATCCAAAAATCTCTTCATCTTATTCCTTCTACTATCCACAAATCTCCTCACCTTGTTCTTTGCATCAACCTTTTACTCTTCTTGCTCCCTCACAAACTTCCCCACCACCAACGTCACCGCCACTCTCTCGTCCCATGTCCCTCCACCAACTACCACCGTCAACCTTCCATCAGAATTCCTTGCCTTCACTTCTGCCCAACTCCTCCCTTTTGGTTTCAACACTAACTTCGATTCCGACACCATCTACCCGCCCGTTGGCAGCTCTTGCACTCGATTCCCCAACGAACTCAATCGATATATGTCATATACAATCAACGGATCATGCCCCGACGATGAGCTCCTTGCACAAAAACTCCTCCTCAAGGGCTGCGAGCCCCTCCCCCGCCGCCGCTGTCGCCCCGCAGCACCACCCTCTTATGTCGAACCTTACCCTCTCCCCACAAGTCTCTGGACCACACCCTCCGATTCATCAGTTGTTTGGACAGCATACACATGTAAGAACTACAATTGTCTCATCAACCGACACACGCAAAAGGGTTTTGACGATTGTAAAGACTGTTTTGATCTTGAAGGGAGAGAGAAAACTCGTTGGTCATCTGAAAAAAGCAGTAATGGAGGACTTGATTTCACCATTGATGAAGTGTTGGCTACAAAGAAACCCGGCACCATTCGAATAGGACTCGACATCGGCGGTGGCGTTGCCACTTTTGCCGTAAGAATGATGGCGAGGAACATCACAATCGTCACAACTTCAATGAATCTGAACGGCCcgttcaataattttattgctgCGAGAGGGGTGGTGCCTTTGTATATAAGCATTTCACAGAGGCTTCCGTTTTTTGATAATACATTGGATATTGTTCATTCGATGCATGTTTTGAGCAACTGGATTCCTACGACgttgttacatttttttatgtttgacaTATACAGAGTTCTTAGGCCAGGTGGGTTGTTCTGGTTGGACCATTTCTTCTGTGTGGAAGAGCAGTTGGAAGAGGTGTATACGCCGCTGATTGAAAGCATTGGATTCAATAAGTTGAAGTGGGTAGTTGGGAGGAAGCTTGATCGAGGAGCAGAGCTTCGAGAGATGTATCTTTCTGCTTTGTTGGAGAAGCCATTGAACAACTCTTACAAAGATTAACGTTCactagttttttttgtttaatttttgtctTAGTGTTTCTCTTTCTAGGTATtatatttttctgaatttttaacgaagaatatatatatattgagtgGTTGAAGTAAGTAGCTTAAATAATATggtgattttgttataatatgcTCAAGATCTTCGATTCGAGTATTCAAacgaaaattgaaaattttgtcaaaatggAAATTAAAATGTAAGGTCAACTCAGTAGACTTCAGTGAGTGGATAGGTCCACACAACAGAAGTCGGGCTGGCCTGTTAAGATGGGCCTCCCTGGTGGAGTTAAAATCAGCAAGATGTTTGTGTTGGTTTGtatggtgaagaaaaaaaaaaagcgcaAGAAGTATAATGTATGGATGCATATGTATAATAATAGTACATTTAAAGTAGGAATTTGAGTACATTATGTATTAGATAAGGGACTAGTCATGTTTGCATACGGATtaatgtatgtgtatgtgtaagTTAGAGaggtaataaataatttaaaactaaaaatattacaattagatttggttcaaattatatatgatgataGGAACTTAGGAATGCATCATTTAGTTCAATACATAAACCAAACAGAACAACAACactaaaaatctttaaaaaaaaatcataaagaacTCAACTCAAGCAACATTTACATAAATATCTTCATgagaataaaatgaaaacaacaaaagaaataacaaGAAATAAATTGGCAAGTCAATAAGTCAAAGCCTCCCAAACAGCCAAAGGCTGTCTAGAACCACCCCCACTTGTCTTGCATTCGAAAGGCTAAACTCTTTCTactatattttctaaaatactcAATTTCTTTATACTTTTATGCACTCTccctttttattctctttctccTCTAACTCCTCTAACTGTTCAAGTCTTCTCTAGC includes:
- the LOC123225714 gene encoding probable methyltransferase At1g29790, producing MDSPRTKTKSLSKNLFILFLLLSTNLLTLFFASTFYSSCSLTNFPTTNVTATLSSHVPPPTTTVNLPSEFLAFTSAQLLPFGFNTNFDSDTIYPPVGSSCTRFPNELNRYMSYTINGSCPDDELLAQKLLLKGCEPLPRRRCRPAAPPSYVEPYPLPTSLWTTPSDSSVVWTAYTCKNYNCLINRHTQKGFDDCKDCFDLEGREKTRWSSEKSSNGGLDFTIDEVLATKKPGTIRIGLDIGGGVATFAVRMMARNITIVTTSMNLNGPFNNFIAARGVVPLYISISQRLPFFDNTLDIVHSMHVLSNWIPTTLLHFFMFDIYRVLRPGGLFWLDHFFCVEEQLEEVYTPLIESIGFNKLKWVVGRKLDRGAELREMYLSALLEKPLNNSYKD